The Chlorobaculum sp. MV4-Y genome contains the following window.
AAGTTTCCTGGATTTTTCATGGCACCGGAGCAGGATCACCTATCTTCAGAAATTATTTGAACACGGTTCCGGTTTTTGCGGATGAGATCGAACGGCTGCATTGTGCTTCCGTTTCGAAATGAAACCGACACCTACTCTTTACTGTTTCCGGCATGAAGTCATTTGCATTCTGCCCGCTGTGCGCCACACCACTGAACGACTCTTTCATCGATGGCCGCGACCGGATGAGCTGTCCTCAGTGCGGATGGGTGCACTACATCAATCCCCTGCCGGTCGCCGTCGCTCTGACGGTCAACCGGAACAACGAGCTCCTGATGATCCGGCGTGCGCACGAACCGGCCTTCAACGAATGGGCGCTGCCCGGCGGATTTCTCGAAGCGGGCGAACGGCCCGAGGAGGGGTGCCTGCGGGAACTGTTCGAGGAGACCTCGCTGGAGGGAACCATCGACAAACTGATCGGGGTGTGGCATCTGGAATCGGAGCTGTACGGATCACTGATGGCGGTAGCGTACCGCGTGATTGCAGCTCACGAGCGCATCTCGATCAACCACGAGGTGTTCGAGGCGGGATTCTACCGGCCCGACAACATGCCTCCGGTAAGGATTCCGCTGCATCGCCAGATCATCGAACAGAGCCGCTGGCCGGAGTACGATCTGTCGCTCACTCTATAACGGCTGGCGGAGGAACCACCGCGCCCTGGAGCTGATAGGCCTTGAGATCGAAGTACGGCAACACGGCGAAAATATGATCAAGGATGTCTGCCTGCACCCCTTCGTATTCCGCCCAATCTTTCGTTCTGGTGAAGCAGTAGATCTCGCACGGCAAACTGAAGGCATCCGGTTGCAGATACCGGATCATAATCATCATATCGGTATTGATTTTCGCCAGATTGTGCACGTAGGCCTGGAGATAGGCGCGGAAAGTGCCGAGATTGGTAAGCCGACGGCCATTGACTGGCGAGCCGTCATCAGCGCCCACAGCCCGGTTGTGGTTGGCGATCTCCTGAAGACGTTCCTGCAGGTAAGGCTTCAGAAGCTGGACCGCCTCGACTTTTTTCATGAGTTCGCCGTCGAGAAACCGGATGCTCTGCATGTCGATATTGAAGGAGCGCTTGATGCGTCGCCCGTCCGACTCCTGCATCCCCCGCCAGTTCTTGAACCCCTCGGAAATGAGCGTATAGGCCGGAAGCACCACAATGGTTTTGTCGAAGTTCTGCACCGACACGGTCACGAGCGAAAGGTCGATCACATCGCCATCAGCGCCATATTTGGGCATCGTAATCCAGTCGCCGATGCGCACCACGTTGGTCGAAAGCTGCACACCCGCCACGAGCCCAAGAATCGAATCCTTGAAAATGAGCAGCAGCACCGCCGTGAAGGCGCCAATACCGCTGATGAACACCACGGGAGACTGGCCGAGCAGCCGGGAGATGACAATCACTGCGCCAATCGAAACGACAACAGTCTTGATCACCTGCACGATGCTTTTGACCGGCAGCTTCATGCCAATCGGGTGCCCCGAGTAGAATTCGTAAACAACATCGAGCACGGCGAGCAGCAGCAGAATAACGACCACGGCAAAAT
Protein-coding sequences here:
- a CDS encoding mechanosensitive ion channel family protein, which produces MLDSLLLYIESFKIDHAIATPVATLIAVLGAVALIGIVEVITKKFLLQSISHFAAKTATNLDDLMVSQGVFDWIARLVVPLLAYRMAGTVLQFYPAAVPQVTDGLVIYFAVVVILLLLAVLDVVYEFYSGHPIGMKLPVKSIVQVIKTVVVSIGAVIVISRLLGQSPVVFISGIGAFTAVLLLIFKDSILGLVAGVQLSTNVVRIGDWITMPKYGADGDVIDLSLVTVSVQNFDKTIVVLPAYTLISEGFKNWRGMQESDGRRIKRSFNIDMQSIRFLDGELMKKVEAVQLLKPYLQERLQEIANHNRAVGADDGSPVNGRRLTNLGTFRAYLQAYVHNLAKINTDMMIMIRYLQPDAFSLPCEIYCFTRTKDWAEYEGVQADILDHIFAVLPYFDLKAYQLQGAVVPPPAVIE
- a CDS encoding NUDIX hydrolase, which translates into the protein MKSFAFCPLCATPLNDSFIDGRDRMSCPQCGWVHYINPLPVAVALTVNRNNELLMIRRAHEPAFNEWALPGGFLEAGERPEEGCLRELFEETSLEGTIDKLIGVWHLESELYGSLMAVAYRVIAAHERISINHEVFEAGFYRPDNMPPVRIPLHRQIIEQSRWPEYDLSLTL